The Pan troglodytes isolate AG18354 chromosome 19, NHGRI_mPanTro3-v2.0_pri, whole genome shotgun sequence region TGTTCTCCCTGCCACGATTATCAGTACACTGTCCCCACGTTTCCCTTTATTCCTGCTTCTTTAACTGGCTACGCCTAAGTGTTCAACCTCACACCCACGCTACTTgtagatggaggaggaaagaaaattagaagaataAATAATCCTGTAAGGCTTAGTTTCCTGAGCATTTCCATGTGAGATGATAGATCCAGAGCAAGGTGGAACACCTCAGAGAGCACCCACTGGGAAAGACAGAACTCCTTCCTCAGGGGTAGCAAGTGACCCCAGGGGGATGTGGTTTCAGAGCTCAAGGAATTATCTAGTGCCCTGACCACACCAGAGATGCAGAAAGAAATCCAGGAGTTAAAGAAGGAATGCGCTGGCTACAGAGAGAGATTGAAGAACATTAAAGCAGCTACCAATCATGTGACTCCAGAAGAGAAAGAGCAGGTGAGCTGGAAGGCTGGAGGACCGCTGTGCAGGTCCAGAGTGAACATCAGGGCTGAGCCCCAGAGGGCTGCTGTGGTTCTGAGCAGTTAGAGGAACTTGCTTTTTCCTTCTAGGTGTACAGAGAGAGGCAGAAGTACTGTAAGgagtggaggaagaggaagaggatggTAAGTGTGTGGGAGCTCCGAGACAGGCCCTGGAGGTGCCTTTGAAAATGGCAGGCACCAGATCAGCCGCTACACAATATCATAAACTGACAGGCAGTGCCCAGTGCTGCCCATCTGAAAACGGGTGGTTTTATTTCTTGTCAGGCTACAGAGCTGTCTGATGCAATACTTGAAGGATACCCCAAGAGCAAGAAGCAGTTCTTTGTAAGTGGAgctctcttccttctttgcttccctGTGGTCTTATCCTGGTGACATCTCATTCACTTGTCTCCCTGTCTCACAGGAGGAAGTTGGGATAGAGACAGATGAAGATTACAACGTCACACTCCCAGACCCCTGAGGGGCCCACGGTCGGGACTGGTGGGGACTGCAGGATGTCAGAAGAGTGAGATGTCTTGCACTGGCTACCTTGTTTTTGgttggcttttgttgttgttcctgctACTTTCACCTTTAAGCAGAGCAGTCAGGAGACAAGCATAAACCAGAGCACTGGGTAGAGAGGATGAGGGCTGGTGGCTGGGGGTAGACCCAGCCCATTTCATTGTCTAAATTGCAGTAGCTTGAGGTTAACATTTAGACTTGGAACAATGCTAAAGGAAAGcatttggcaatatttattataatttaattttatataaaaatatttaatttcctctGGATAGTCAAATCTGCCAGATATCAAACCTGAGGAAGGCAGAAGTGAATTTGGAGAACTAGGGTAGAGAGAGGTTGCTATAAAACGAGCATTTGGAGGGCCCACGGCTTCACTCAGGACCTGCTGGGCTTGTGTACCCCAGGAGCCCTTTTAAGTATCTTTTGTACGCTTTTCACCCCACCCCCAAGTCCTGGGAGAAATGCAGGCAACACTGAGACATGGGAGAGGCCAAGATATGCTTGACAGAAAGGGTGATTTTGAGGCTcagttaatatttcaaaattgtaaCCGTAGCAAAACTGCATtggtatttagaaaaataaaaaatttccaatATGTAGTGCTGTGTTATACCTGCCTCTGCCATGCAGCATCACAGCCTGTGGGAACCGGGAGGGCTTCCCTTACCACCCAGAGCAGAGGAGGAAGGTGATGGAAtatggggtgaggggaggaacCTGGTGGCCCCTCCCTGAGACGGCCAGAAAGCCCTTGGCCTCACCTGGGACTGACCAGGCAGCCCTAGTCTAGGCACAAGGTGCCCTTTCACCCTTCATGGCTGTGGGAATATTTCCTCTTACTCTTTTTCTCCCATACAGCTACTGCCAAAATGCCCAAACTTGGGCCAAATGTTGCCCAAACTTGGGCCAAATGTTGCCCAAACTTGGGCCAAATGTTGCCCAAGAGACCAAAACAGAGGAAAACAGTTTCCAAATCTATGTAGATCATGAGCAGAAATCTGAGGCTTGAATAAAGGGCTGAGAGGGCAGGAGCTCTTTGGGGTGTCCAGAGCAGACGCCCATCCCAGGGACTTCCATGGAGTGGGGGGAAGGCTGGGTAGGTTTGAGTTTTATCGTCAATATAATAAATTAATCAGAAGCTTTCACAAAACAAACACCGCAGCTCCGCTGAAGATAAAATGGGGCTgggaaaaaccaaacaccaagtAGAAACCAGCTGACCAGTGTGAGGTGTTGTAGTCCAGTCTCCCGGGCCCAGCAGTTCAGTGGCCAAGTAGAGATTCAAGGGCCTCTTGTTGGCTGTTCTGCAGGTTTCCAAGAACCGGTCAGTAAAGCTGGTTTTTCAATTGGTGTAGGACGCCAATCACAATCTCCCGCAGGGTCTGGCGAGGGCAGCagaggaagaaatagacaatgcccaagtcaacgcagagtagTTTCCAAGATGCCTGCCTAGATCAGCCATGTACTTTagaaaagtgctttaaaaatagcCCCccgggggccaggtgtggtggctcacgcctataatcccagcactttgggaggccaaggcgggtggatcacctgaatttcaagaccagcctggccaacatagtgaaaccccgtctctactaaaaatacaaaaattaggtgtggtggcacatgcctgtaatcccagctacacaggaggctgaggtatgagaatcgcctgaacccaggaggtggaagttgcagtgagctgacatcacaccactgcactccagccttggtgacagagtgagactccgtctcaaaaaaaaaaaaaaaaaagaaaagcccccaGGAAGTACTGATGTCTGCAGTTTAATTTGAGGTGCTCCTGAAGCAAGATGGAGAGATGGAAATATAGTAAAATGTTTCGGTAAAATTTAGGGAGCGGGTATACGAGTGTTCACTGTGAACTCCTCTCAACATCACAATATGTTTAATGTGTTTCACAATAAAAATGTTGGGAaacgaggccaggcacagtggctcatgcctgtaatcccagcactttgggaggccgaggcgggtggatcacaaggtcaggagatcgagaccatcctggctaacacagtgaaaccccgtcttactaaaaaatacaaaaaattggccaggtatggtggcacacgcctgtagtcccagctactcgggaggctgaggcaggagaatggtgtgaacccgggaggcggagggtgcagtgagccgagattgtgccactgcactccagcctgggcgatagaacgaaactcccgtctcaaaaaaaaaaaaaaatgttgagaaacGAACAAGAAATCTCAGACACAAGTTTAAAACCTCAGAAAAAGCAACTAGACTTCAATTAGAAGACTTAGTGCAATACCATTAGCACATCtccattataaataaatttttaaaaagctcttggGGCAACTACTTTAGGGGGCCTAAAGGTAGGGTCCCAGAATTT contains the following coding sequences:
- the PSMC3IP gene encoding homologous-pairing protein 2 homolog isoform X2 — its product is MVSDADLQGLDGKIVALTAKMQSLQQSCRYMEAELKELSSALTTPEMQKEIQELKKECAGYRERLKNIKAATNHVTPEEKEQVYRERQKYCKEWRKRKRMATELSDAILEGYPKSKKQFFEEVGIETDEDYNVTLPDP